The Clarias gariepinus isolate MV-2021 ecotype Netherlands chromosome 7, CGAR_prim_01v2, whole genome shotgun sequence genome includes a window with the following:
- the LOC128528205 gene encoding extracellular calcium-sensing receptor, translated as MYILVDVLIIIYFTANAEDQQCIAYGTDELLHFSKEGDVSIGGVFSFHQYPVGINPTLLVNPGNMRCYGIDPGELQYAMTMIFAIEEINNSTDILRNLTLGYRIYGSCPSIPLSVKASLLLMNRPEVNRENCTKSYNVQAVIGETTSTATIGIAKTMGPFHIPVISHSATCACLSNRKEYPSFFRTIPNDYYQSKALAKLIKYFGWTWVGAVRSQSDYGNNGMASFLDIAEKEGVCVEYSVAIYRTDSRQKFLNVVDIIKTSTSKVIVAFADGNDLDILIKELYYQNVTGFQWVGSEGWITYSYLSNAINYAVVGGAVGLAVPNTKIPGLKEFITSRRPSLKPGNTGLVELWESVFDCTLRLPSQMIKKSCSGDESLEDTDTRFTDVSDASLLNNIYKAVYAVAYAVDRLLGCHNGKDLFSNGTCADIGSIEPWQVLHSLAQVNFTTKNGQNVLFDKLGDPVARYAIVNWQRKGETIIFEPIGIYDASWQDGQEFLINTTSAVWAGNQHTVPQSVCSDTCIPGTSRAFIKGKPSCCFDCIPCADGEFSNTTNAVTCLPCPLEYKSNGNKTQCELKNIEFLNFNELMGILLMTFSLLGGCLTITVGLILFHYRQTPIVKANNSELSFLLLFSLSLCFLCSLTFIGQPSEWSCMLRHTAFGITFVLCISCVLGKTVVVLMAFRATLPGSNVMKWFGPLQQRLSVISFTSIQVFICFLWLMISPPFPYKNMNHYKDKIILECNVGSILGFWAVLGYIGILAFFCFILAFLARKLPDNFNEAKYITFSMLIFCAVWITFIPAYVSSPGKLIVAVEIFAILASSSGLLFCIFIPKCYIILLKPDKNTKRNMMIKSHQSLT; from the exons ATGTATATACTAGTGGATGTACTAATAATTATATACTTTACTGCTAATGCTGAAGATCAGCAATGCATAGCATATGGAACAGATGAACTCCTTCATTTTTCTAAAGAGGGTGATGTATCCATAGGGGGGGTGTTTTCATTTCATCAATATCCTGTTGGTATAAATCCAACACTGCTGGTCAACCCAGGAAATATGCGATGCTATGG GATTGATCCAGGGGAATTGCAGTATGCCATGACAATGATCTTTGCTATTGAGGAGATTAACAATAGCACAGATATCCTTCGTAACCTCACACTGGGCTACAGAATTTATGGTTCCTGCCCCAGCATTCCTCTCTCTGTAAAGGCATCGCTACTTCTCATGAACAGGCCAGAAGTGAACAGAGAAAACTGCACAAAATCTTATAATGTGCAGGCTGTGATTGGTGAAACTACTTCAACAGCAACTATAGGTATTGCAAAGACCATGGGCCCATTTCATATACCAGTG ATTAGCCACTCAGCTACCTGTGCATGTCTTAGTAATAGAAAAGAGTATCCATCCTTCTTCAGGACAATTCCTAATGATTATTACCAAAGCAAAGCACTGGCAAagcttattaaatattttggttGGACTTGGGTAGGGGCTGTTAGAAGTCAAAGTGACTATGGAAATAATGGAATGGCCAGTTTTTTAGATATTGCTGAAAAGGAAGGAGTATGTGTTGAGTACTCTGTGGCTATATACAGGACAGACTCAAGACAAAAGTTTCTAAATGTGGTGGACATTATCAAGACATCCACATCCAAGGTTATTGTAGCTTTTGCAGATGGGAATGACTTGGACATCCTTATAAAAGAGCTTTACTATCAGAATGTTACTGGTTTTCAATGGGTTGGAAGTGAAGGATGGATTACCTACAGCTACCTATCCAATGCTATAAATTATGCAGTTGTTGGTGGTGCAGTGGGTCTTGCTGTGCCCAATACCAAAATTCCTGGCTTGAAAGAGTTTATTACAAGTAGACGACCTTCTTTAAAACCAGGTAATACAGGTCTGGTTGAATTATGGGAGAGTGTGTTTGACTGCACTCTAAGACTGCCCTCACAGATGATAAAAAAATCCTGCTCTGGAGATGAGTCTCTTGAGGATACAGATACACGCTTTACAGATGTGTCAGATGCTAGCCTGCTGAACAACATTTATAAAGCTGTATATGCTGTTGCTTATGCTGTGGATAGGCTTTTGGGCTGTCACAATGGAAAAGATCTATTTTCCAATGGTACATGTGCAGATATAGGAAGCATAGAACCATGGCAG GTGCTCCATTCCCTGGCTCAGGTTAACTTTACCACTAAGAATGGACAGAATGTACTGTTTGACAAGTTAGGTGACCCAGTTGCACGCTATGCCATTGTCAATTGGCAGAGGAAAGGTGAAACAATAATATTTGAACCAATTGGCATATATGATGCTTCTTGGCAAGATGGCCAGGAGTTTCTAATTAATACCACCAGTGCAGTTTGGGCTGGGAACCAGCATACA GTTCCTCAGTCTGTATGTAGTGACACCTGTATTCCAGGGACCAGCAGGGCCTTTATAAAAGGAAAGCCAAGCTGCTGCTTTGATTGCATCCCTTGTGCAGATGGGGAGTTCAGCAACACCACAA ATGCAGTGACATGTCTCCCATGCCCTCTTGAATACAAATCAAATGGAAACAAGACACAGTGTgaactgaaaaacattgaattcTTGAACTTTAATGAACTCATGGGTATTTTGCTGATGACATTCTCTTTGCTTGGTGGATGTCTTACAATCACAGTTGGATTAATTCTCTTTCATTACAGACAGACTCCTATTGTCAAGGCCAATAACTCTGAGCTGAGCTTCCTGTTGCTTTTCTCTCTGAGTCTCTGTTTTCTCTGTTCACTTACCTTTATTGGCCAGCCCTCTGAGTGGTCCTGCATGTTGCGTCACACAGCGTTTGGCATCACATTTGTCCTCTGCATCTCCTGTGTTCTGGGGAAAACAGTAGTTGTGCTAATGGCCTTTAGGGCTACACTTCCAGGAAGTAATGTCATGAAATGGTTTGGTCCTCTACAGCAAAGACTCAGTGTAATTTCTTTCACTTCCATTCAGGTcttcatttgttttctttggtTAATGATTTCCCCTCCCTTTCCTTATAAAAATATGAACCACTACAAAgacaaaattattttagaatGTAATGTGGGATCAATTTTAGGTTTCTGGGCTGTGCTAGGATATATAGGTATTCTTgcattcttttgttttattttggcttTTCTAGCTAGGAAGCTGCCTGATAACTTTAATGAAGCCAAATATATTACATTCAGCATGCTCATATTCTGTGCAGTTTGGATAACATTTATTCCAGCTTATGTCAGCTCGCCTGGCAAGTTAATTGTAGCTGTGGAAATATTTGCAATTTTAGCCTCAAGTTCTGGATTActcttttgtatatttattccTAAATGCTACATAATTTTACTTAAGCCTGACAAAAACACCAAAAGAAACATGATGATTAAATCCCACCAATCACTCACTTAA
- the LOC128528206 gene encoding LOW QUALITY PROTEIN: extracellular calcium-sensing receptor (The sequence of the model RefSeq protein was modified relative to this genomic sequence to represent the inferred CDS: substituted 1 base at 1 genomic stop codon), translating into MFLCTLLFLSIYKVNGEKANCQMIGNPEYPQLSKDGDVIIGGTFSIHSKIALQTPSFTEKPQQLICTSLNFEEFRFAQTMIFAIDEINKSGLLPNISIGYKIFDSCGSELASMRTVVGLINGQETTAQETCPGHSAVQAIIGESESSSTIVMSRATGPFKIPVISHFSTCACLSNRKEYPSFFRTIPSDYYQSRALAQLVKYFGWTWVGAVRSDNDYGNNGMATFVEAAGKEGVCIEYNEAILRTNSKESITKVVKTIKKATSKVLVAFVAQSEMDVLLEESLVQNVTGLQWVASESWITSRYLATKRTSKVISSALGFTIKXSKIPGLKDFLLKVHPSQIPLNSLLIEFWEMTFGCQFSPNTDNVKLCTGLEKLEEINNAFTDVSELRIANNVYKAVYAIAHAIHNLLDCNNDVAFENVSFAKKDMVLPGQVLQSLQRVNFTMPSGEQVYFNANGDPTAKYELVNWQKDSAGDITFVSLGYYDASLPIDRQFVMNSVNISWAGTSNTRPRSVCSESCQPGFRQAQIKGRPPCCFACIQCPVGEISNESDSVECIRCPLEYWSNENHSLCVPKKVEFLSFKENMGILLTAVSLTGVSITVAVGLVFFYFRETPLVKASNIELSLLLLFSLTLRFLCSLTFIGQPSEWSCMLRHTAFGITFALCVSCVLARTIAVVMAFKATVPGSSFPKCSVPVQRMSVFCCTLFQVIICALWLTFAPPVPHKNMAHFTDKIILECNLGSTIGFWAVLIYIGLLAILCFILAFLAHKLPDNFNEAKFITFSMLIFCAVWITFIPAYVSSPGKFTVAVEIFAILASSFGLLLCIFTPKCYIIIFKPEKNTRKHIMGKNK; encoded by the exons ATGTTTCTATGTACATTATTGTTCCTCAGCATCTATAAAGTCAATGGAGAAAAGGCTAATTGTCAAATGATTGGAAACCCAGAATATCCTCAGCTCTCTAAGGATGGTGATGTCATTATTGGAGGAACTTTTTCAATTCACAGCAAAATTGCATTACAGACACCATCATTTACTGAGAAGCCCCAACAGCTAATCTGCACAAG tctGAATTTTGAAGAATTCCGATTTGCTCAGACCATGATATTTGCtattgatgaaataaataagagTGGCCTGCTTCCTAATATTTCCATTGGATATAAGATATTTGATAGCTGTGGCTCAGAATTAGCCTCAATGAGGACAGTGGTGGGTTTAATAAATGGCCAGGAGACAACAGCTCAAGAAACATGCCCTGGGCATTCAGCAGTGCAAGCCATCATTGGCGAATCAGAATCTTCCTCAACCATAGTGATGTCAAGAGCAACAGGGCCATTCAAGATTCCAGTG ATCAGTCATTTTTCAACCTGTGCTTGCCTGAGCAACAGAAAAGAATATCCCTCTTTCTTTAGAACAATCCCCAGTGATTACTACCAGAGCAGAGCTCTGGCTCAGCTAGTGAAGTATTTTGGATGGACTTGGGTAGGAGCAGTAAGAAGTGACAATGACTATGGCAACAATGGCATGGCCACATTTGTAGAGGCAGCTGGAAAAGAGGGGGTATGCATTGAGTATAATGAAGCCATTTTGAGGACAAATTCCAAGGAAAGCATTACTAAAGTTGTAAAAACGATTAAAAAAGCCACATCCAAAGTATTAGTAGCATTTGTGGCTCAAAGTGAAATGGATGTTTTGTTAGAAGAGTCCTTGGTACAAAATGTGACAGGGCTTCAATGGGTAGCCAGTGAGTCCTGGATAACTTCCAGATACTTAGCAACGAAAAGAACATCAAAAGTTATCAGCAGTGCATTAGGATTCACCATTAAGTAATCTAAAATTCCAGGTCTGAAGGACTTCCTTTTAAAGGTTCACCCATCCCAGATTCCCTTAAATTCTCTTTTGATAGAATTCTGGGAAATGACATTTGGATGTCAGTTTTCACCAAATACAGACAATGTGAAACTTTGCACTGGACTGGAAAAACTCgaagaaataaataatgcattcaCTGATGTTTCTGAGCTAAGAATTGCTAACAATGTATATAAGGCAGTTTATGCCATAGCTCATGCCATACATAATTTGTTGGATTGCAATAATGATGTTGCCTTTGAAAATGTAAGCTTTGCCAAAAAGGATATGGTCCTACCAGGtcag GTACTACAATCCTTACAGAGAGTAAACTTTACAATGCCATCAGGTGAACAAGTGTATTTCAATGCTAATGGAGACCCTACTGCAAAGTATGAGCTGGTAAACTGGCAGAAAGATTCAGCTGGAGACATAACTTTTGTTTCACTTGGTTACTATGATGCCTCTCTCCCAATTGACAGACAGTTTGTCATGAATTCTGTTAATATTTCTTGGGCTGGAACTAGTAATACG AGGCCAAGATCTGTGTGCAGTGAGAGCTGTCAACCAGGATTCAGACAAGCACAAATTAAAGGAAGACCACCATGCTGCTTTGCCTGCATACAATGCCCTGTGGGTGAAATCAGCAATGAGTCTG ATTCTGTTGAATGTATCAGATGCCCTCTGGAGTACTGGTCAAATGAAAATCATAGTCTGTGTGTTCCAAAGAAAGTGGAATTTCTGTCATTTAAGGAAAACATGGGGATTCTCCTGACAGCTGTTTCATTAACAGGTGTTTCTATTACTGTAGCTGTAGGATtagtatttttctattttagagAAACACCACTTGTTAAGGCAAGCAACATCGAGCTGAGCCTCCTGCTGCTCTTCTCTCTTACtct acgttttcttTGTTCACTTACTTTCATTGGGCAGCCTTCTGAGTGGTCCTGTATGCTTCGCCACACAGCATTTGGCATTACTTTTGCGCTTTGTGTATCCTGTGTTTTAGCAAGAACAATAGCAGTAGTGATGgcatttaaagctacagtgcCAGGTAGCAGTTTCCCCAAGTGTTCAGTCCCTGTGCAGCGAATGAGTGTTTTTTGCTGCACCCTTTTTCAAGTCATTATATGTGCTCTGTGGTTAACATTTGCACCTCCAGTTCCTCATAAAAACATGGCTCATTTCACAGATAAAATAATACTAGAGTGTAATTTGGGCTCAACCATAGGTTTCTGGGCTGTACTCATATATATAGGACTTTTggctattttatgttttattttggctTTTCTTGCTCATAAACTGCCTGATAATTTTAACGAAGCTAAATTTATCACATTTAGCATGCTGATATTCTGTGCTGTGTGGATCACTTTTATTCCAGCATATGTCAGCTCTCCTGGAAAATTTACTGTAGCTGTAGAAATATTTGCAATTTTAGCATCAAGTTTTGGTTTACTACTTTGTATATTTACTCCAAAATGTTATATCATCATATTTAAGCCAGAAAAGAATACAAGGAAACATATAATGGGAAAAAACAAATAG